Genomic DNA from Candidatus Rokuibacteriota bacterium:
GGGTGAGCCGCGTGATGCGCGCCGTGGTGAAGAGCCCCAGCGTGATCGCGGGCAGCACCAGGTGCTCCAGGTCCCCGCGGCCGGACGAGGGGAGCCATCCGAGCCTGACCGAGAACACCAGAATCAGCATGATGCCGAGCCAGAAGGTGGGCATGGCCTGGCCCAGGAGGGCCACGACCGTCGAGACGTAGTCGATGGCGGTGTTGCGGCGCACAGCCGACACGATGCCGGCCGGGATGGCCACGCACAGGGCCAGCGCCAGGCCCGCCCCCGCCAGCTCGAAGGTCGCGGGCAGCCGCTCCGCCACCAGTGACATGGCCGGCTCGCCGTGGCGCAGCGACCCGCCGAAGTTGCCGCGCAGCGCGCCCTTGAGGAAGCGCAGGTACTGCACGCTGACGGGGTCATTGAACCCCATGGACTCCCGGAACTTGGCGATCTCCTCCGCGGTGGCGTCGGGCGGCAGCAGCAGCAGGGCCGGGTCCCCGGTGAGGTGCAGGATGAGGAACACCACCACCGACACGCCGAAAAGCACCAGGATGGACTGCAGGAGCCGCCGGAGCAGATAGACGTTCATCGAGTGGCCGGGGCGGCTTCAGCCGCCCCGGGACAGACGCGCGACCGCCTCGATGTGCGGGGTGTGCGGGAACATGTCGATGGGCTGGACCGACTCCAGCCGGTATCCGGCCCGCACCAGCTCGCCGAGGTCGCGGGCCAGCGTGGCCGGATTGCAGGAGACGTAGACGAGCCGCGCCGGGCGCAGGCTCACGAGCGCGTGGAGCGCCTTGGGGTGGAAGCCCGCCCGCGGCGGATCGGCCACGACCACGTCGGCCGTGACGCCCTTGGCCAGGAGGGAGGGCAGCACGAAGCGGACCTCGCCGGCGAGGAAGGCGCAGTTGACGATCCCGTTGGCCTCGGCGTTGCGGACCGCGTCGGCCACCGCCGCGGGGGTCACCTCGATCCCGTACACCCAGCGGCAGCGCCGCGCCAGGAGCAGGCTGATGGCGCCCGTCCCCGAGTAGAGGTCCACGACCGTCTCGTCGCCGTCAAGGCCCGCGGCCTCCAGGACCAGCTCGAAGAGCCGCTCCGCCTGCACCGTGTTCGTCTGGAAGAAGGAGCCGGGCGAGACCTGGAAGGTGAGCCCGCCCAGCGACTCCCGGATGTGGTCGCGTCCACCCAGGAGGTGCTCCTCCACGCCGACGGCCACGCTGGCCTTCTTCGGGTTCACGTTCAGCACGACGCTGGTGGTCTCCGGCACCCGCGCCTGGAGCCGTCCCACGAGGGGCTCGAAGTCGGACACGGCGGGCGCCGAGGTGACGATGTTGACCATCGCCTCGCCGGTGCGCTTGCCCTCGCGCAGCATCACGAAGCGGAGCAGGCCTTCGCCGCTCTCCTGCTCCCAGGCCGGGCACCCGCGCCCGGCGACGAAGTGCCGGACCTCGTCCAGCAGCGCGTTCATGCGCTCGGACTGGAGCAGGCAGCGCTCGATATCGAGCACCGAGTCGTACCGCTCGGCCTCGTGCAGGCCGATGAGCGGGGGCCGGACCCCTGCGGCCGGCTCACGCGCCGACGGGCCAGGCGACGGCGCCACCGTGAACTCCATCTTGTTCCGGTACCCGTAGGGCTCCGGGGCCGCGATGATGTCGCGCAGCTCGAAGGCGCCCAGCCCGCCGAGGCGCTCGAGGCAATCCGCCACCTGCTTGGACTTGAAGGCCAGCTGCGCCGGATAGGCCACGTGCTGGAGGCGGCAGCCCCCGCAGCGACCGAAGTAGGGGCACGGCGCCTCCACCCGGTGGGGCGACGGGCTCTCGACCGCCTCGATGGTCCCGCGCGCGAAGCGGGCCCGGGCCTGGCCGAGCCGGACGCGCAGCCGATCGCCGGGGATGCCGCCCGGCACGAAGACCACGTAGCCGTCCACGCGCCCAACGCCCTCGCCACCGAAGGCGAGGTCGTCGATGCTGATGGACAGAGTGTCACCGCGCTTGGCCCGGGCCATGTAGCGCCACTATATAGGTTGCGCCCGAGAGGAGTCAATTTGACCCCTTCTTCCCGGTAGCCGGCCGCGCGGCGCTCAAGTATCATTAGATTCTGTCATGACGTTGCGGCGACTCTCCGCCCCTCAGCGTGTCGGCGATCTGCTGACCCGGGCTCTGCCCGCGCTGACGGAGCGCATGTTCGAGGACACCATCCGGAGGGAGTGGGCGGTGGTGGCGGGTCCAGAGCTGTCGCGCCGCTCCCGGCCGGGGACGCTCGAGCGGGGCGTGCTCGAGGTGTGCGCCGACAACTCGCCCTGGCTCACCGAGCTGACGCTGCGCAGCGGCGAGCTCCTCGCCGCGCTCGGGGCCCGCTACGGAGGCCGCATCACCTCCCTGCGCTGCGTCCTGGGGCCGGTGGCACGGGAGGCCCCGGGTCCCGCGCAGCGGGCGCGGCGGGCACCGGGTCCGGGAGAGCGCCGGCTGAGCGCCGAGGAGGCCCAGGCAGTGGAGACCGCGGTGGCCACGCTGCCGGACCCGGACCTCGCCGCCGCCCTGCGGCGTCTCATGACCAAGGACTGCCTGGCCCGGCGGCAGCGGGCGGCAGACCCACGGGCGGAAGGGCCGGCCACATGATCAGCGCCCAACGGCCCGTGACCTTCGGCGCAATCCTCCTGTTCCTCGGGGGCGCTGTCCTCGCCGGCGGCTGCGCCGCGGGCGCTCCCCAGGTGCCGGGCGCAAGCGCGGAGACCGCCACGCCCGCTCCGCGTCTGCACCCGGCCGACACCACCACCGAGGCCTACTACCACTTCTCCGTCGCCCAGCTCCACGCTCGGGCCGGCCGCTTCCCGGAAGCCATCGCCGAGCTGCGCCAGGCCATCCAGCGCGACCCCGGGACGCCGGCGCTCTGGATCCAGCTCGCCCAGTGGCTGTCGCGCACGAATGCGCCCGCCGAGGCCATCGAGGCGGCGCAGAAGGCGGTGGAGCTGGCGCCCGACAGCCAGGCCGCCCATCTCGGCCTGGCCGATCTCTTCCGGCGACAGCGCAGGCCGGCCGAGGCCGAGGCCGAGCTGGAGAAGGTGATCGCCCTGGCCCCGCAGAAGCCGGACGCCTACCTGGCGCTGGCCCAGCTCCACTTCGAGCAGAAGGCCTACGACAAGGCGCGGGCCGTCCTGCTCCGCCTGGTCGAGGGCCGTCCCGCCCTGGCGCAGGGGCATTACCTGCTCGGTCGCGTCGCGATCGAGACCGAGGCGTGGGACGAGGCCGTGACCCGCCTCAGGCGCGCCACGGAGCTGGACCCGGACCAGGACGGAGCGTGGACAGCGCTCGGCTTCGTCTTCGAGAACCAGAAGCGTCCCGAGGAGGCCATCCTCGTCTACCGGCAGGCGATCAAGACGAACCCGGACAACCTGGGCTTCGTGGAACGCCTGGGGGATCTCCTGCTGAGGCTGGGGCGCTTCAAGGACGCCGAGCGGGAGATCGAGACCTTGACCGGCGCAGCCCCGCGGGATCCGCGCGTGTGGATCAAGCTGGGGGCGGTCCAGTACGAGCAGAAGGAGTGGGAGCGGGCCGCCGCGGCCTTCCGGCATGCGCTGGGGCTGGAGCCCGGCAACCTGCGCGCCCGGTACTTTCTCGCCACGACTCTCATCGAGGCGGGCAAGGACGCCGAGGCGCGCGCCGAGCTGGAACGGATCCTGAGCGCGGACGCCCGGTCCGTGGACGCCCGCGTCCAGCTGGGCTTCCTCCTGAGCCGGGCGAAGCGCTATCAGGAGGCCGCCGCCCTCCTCCGCGAGGCGATCAATCTGGAGCCCAAGCGGCCGGAGCTCTTCCTCTACCTCGGCACGGCGCTCTACCGCGCCTCGGAGCATGACCGGGCCGCGGCCGTCCTCCAGGAGGGACTCTCCCTGGACGACAACCACCGCGACCTGCATTTCCAGCTCGGCGTCG
This window encodes:
- a CDS encoding ABC transporter permease, which produces MNVYLLRRLLQSILVLFGVSVVVFLILHLTGDPALLLLPPDATAEEIAKFRESMGFNDPVSVQYLRFLKGALRGNFGGSLRHGEPAMSLVAERLPATFELAGAGLALALCVAIPAGIVSAVRRNTAIDYVSTVVALLGQAMPTFWLGIMLILVFSVRLGWLPSSGRGDLEHLVLPAITLGLFTTARITRLTRSGMLEVLGQDYVRTARAKGVGEPPVVWKHALRNASIPIVTIVGIELGTLLGGSVITETIFAWPGVGRLSVQAIFNRDYPVVQAAVFLLASTFVMVNFLVDIVYTYLDPRIRFR
- the rlmD gene encoding 23S rRNA (uracil(1939)-C(5))-methyltransferase RlmD; amino-acid sequence: MARAKRGDTLSISIDDLAFGGEGVGRVDGYVVFVPGGIPGDRLRVRLGQARARFARGTIEAVESPSPHRVEAPCPYFGRCGGCRLQHVAYPAQLAFKSKQVADCLERLGGLGAFELRDIIAAPEPYGYRNKMEFTVAPSPGPSAREPAAGVRPPLIGLHEAERYDSVLDIERCLLQSERMNALLDEVRHFVAGRGCPAWEQESGEGLLRFVMLREGKRTGEAMVNIVTSAPAVSDFEPLVGRLQARVPETTSVVLNVNPKKASVAVGVEEHLLGGRDHIRESLGGLTFQVSPGSFFQTNTVQAERLFELVLEAAGLDGDETVVDLYSGTGAISLLLARRCRWVYGIEVTPAAVADAVRNAEANGIVNCAFLAGEVRFVLPSLLAKGVTADVVVADPPRAGFHPKALHALVSLRPARLVYVSCNPATLARDLGELVRAGYRLESVQPIDMFPHTPHIEAVARLSRGG
- a CDS encoding DUF721 domain-containing protein encodes the protein MTLRRLSAPQRVGDLLTRALPALTERMFEDTIRREWAVVAGPELSRRSRPGTLERGVLEVCADNSPWLTELTLRSGELLAALGARYGGRITSLRCVLGPVAREAPGPAQRARRAPGPGERRLSAEEAQAVETAVATLPDPDLAAALRRLMTKDCLARRQRAADPRAEGPAT
- a CDS encoding tetratricopeptide repeat protein is translated as MISAQRPVTFGAILLFLGGAVLAGGCAAGAPQVPGASAETATPAPRLHPADTTTEAYYHFSVAQLHARAGRFPEAIAELRQAIQRDPGTPALWIQLAQWLSRTNAPAEAIEAAQKAVELAPDSQAAHLGLADLFRRQRRPAEAEAELEKVIALAPQKPDAYLALAQLHFEQKAYDKARAVLLRLVEGRPALAQGHYLLGRVAIETEAWDEAVTRLRRATELDPDQDGAWTALGFVFENQKRPEEAILVYRQAIKTNPDNLGFVERLGDLLLRLGRFKDAEREIETLTGAAPRDPRVWIKLGAVQYEQKEWERAAAAFRHALGLEPGNLRARYFLATTLIEAGKDAEARAELERILSADARSVDARVQLGFLLSRAKRYQEAAALLREAINLEPKRPELFLYLGTALYRASEHDRAAAVLQEGLSLDDNHRDLHFQLGVVREKQRRFEDSVRAFRRVIAIDPKHAEAYNYIGYMYAERGINLGEAVELIQQALALDPENGYFIDSLGWAYYQLGKYPEALRELLRAADRAKDDPEVFDHLGDAYLKNGNVEEAIAAWEKALQVDKENRTSESVKKKLQEAREKQLRAKGDSPRTEPK